A section of the Caballeronia sp. M1242 genome encodes:
- a CDS encoding sugar ABC transporter substrate-binding protein, whose translation MKSAIRRRVLSAAVALVACSALPFAASPAFAQSAGKPKVALVMKSLANEFFLTMENGAKDYQQHNADKFELITNGIKDETDTAAQIRIVEQMIVSKVDALVIAPADSKALVPVIKKAADAGIIVVNIDNRLDQDVLKSKDLNVPFVGPDNRKGARQVGDYLAKHLKKGDEVGIIEGVSTTTNAQQRTAGFKDAMDAAGMKVVALQSGDWEIDKGNAVASQILNANPNVKALLCGNDNMAIGAVSAVRAAGKAGKVQVVGYDNINAIKPMLKDGRVLATADQYAAKQAVFGIDVALKAIAGHKKQSELSTVVETPVDLVTK comes from the coding sequence ATGAAGTCAGCCATTCGCCGTCGCGTCCTGTCCGCCGCCGTCGCGCTCGTCGCGTGTAGCGCACTGCCTTTCGCCGCATCGCCCGCGTTCGCGCAAAGCGCCGGCAAGCCGAAGGTCGCGCTCGTGATGAAGTCGCTCGCCAACGAGTTCTTCCTCACGATGGAAAACGGCGCGAAAGACTACCAGCAGCACAACGCCGACAAGTTCGAGCTCATCACCAACGGCATCAAGGACGAAACCGATACGGCCGCGCAGATCCGCATCGTCGAGCAGATGATCGTCTCGAAGGTCGATGCGCTCGTCATCGCGCCGGCGGATTCGAAGGCGCTCGTGCCGGTCATCAAAAAGGCGGCGGACGCGGGCATCATCGTGGTGAATATCGACAACCGGCTCGATCAGGACGTGCTCAAGTCGAAGGACCTGAACGTGCCGTTCGTCGGACCCGACAACCGCAAGGGCGCGCGCCAGGTCGGCGACTATCTCGCCAAGCACCTGAAGAAGGGCGACGAAGTCGGCATCATCGAAGGCGTCTCGACGACCACCAACGCGCAGCAGCGCACGGCCGGCTTCAAGGACGCGATGGACGCGGCCGGCATGAAGGTGGTCGCGCTTCAGTCCGGCGACTGGGAAATCGACAAGGGCAACGCCGTCGCGTCGCAGATTCTCAACGCGAATCCGAACGTCAAGGCGCTGCTCTGCGGCAACGACAACATGGCGATCGGCGCGGTGTCGGCGGTGCGCGCGGCGGGCAAGGCGGGCAAGGTGCAGGTGGTCGGCTACGACAACATCAACGCCATCAAGCCGATGCTGAAGGACGGCCGCGTGCTCGCCACCGCGGACCAATACGCGGCGAAGCAGGCCGTGTTCGGCATCGACGTGGCGCTCAAGGCCATTGCCGGGCACAAGAAGCAGTCGGAGCTCTCGACCGTGGTGGAAACGCCCGTCGATCTCGTGACGAAGTAA
- a CDS encoding ABC transporter permease codes for MTGQTEANLPADAPKSGKNAKGAGTRLGFSNYLGLAGALAAMIALFSVLSSHFLTYDTFSTIANQIPDLVVMSVGMTFVLIIAGIDLSVGSVLALGASVVSVAALKWHWPALPAALIGLAAAALTGTVTGLVTVAWRIPSFIVSLGVLEAARGLAYQMTNSRTAYIGDAFDFLSNPIAFGISPAFLIAVAVMILAHWVLTRTIFGRYLVGIGTNEEAVRLAGVDPRPYKVIVFALMGALSGLAALFQISRLEAADPNAGAGVELQVIAAVVIGGTSLMGGRGSVISTFFGVLIISVLAAGLAQIGANEPTKRIITGAVIVVAVVLDTYRSRRRRG; via the coding sequence ATGACCGGACAGACCGAAGCGAATCTGCCAGCCGATGCGCCGAAAAGCGGCAAGAACGCGAAGGGCGCGGGCACGCGCCTGGGCTTCTCGAATTATCTGGGGCTGGCCGGCGCGCTCGCCGCGATGATCGCGCTTTTCTCCGTGCTGAGTTCGCACTTTCTGACCTACGACACGTTCAGCACGATCGCGAACCAGATACCGGATCTCGTCGTGATGTCGGTCGGCATGACGTTCGTGCTGATCATCGCGGGGATCGACTTGTCGGTGGGCTCGGTCCTTGCGCTCGGCGCGTCGGTGGTGAGCGTGGCCGCGCTCAAGTGGCACTGGCCCGCGCTTCCGGCGGCGCTCATCGGGCTCGCCGCCGCCGCGCTGACGGGCACGGTCACGGGACTCGTCACGGTGGCGTGGCGCATTCCGTCGTTCATCGTGTCGCTCGGCGTGCTGGAAGCGGCGCGCGGGCTCGCGTATCAGATGACGAACTCGCGCACCGCGTATATCGGCGATGCGTTCGATTTTCTGTCGAATCCGATCGCGTTCGGCATCTCGCCGGCGTTCCTGATTGCGGTCGCGGTGATGATTCTTGCGCATTGGGTCTTGACCCGGACGATTTTCGGCCGTTATCTGGTAGGCATCGGCACGAACGAGGAAGCGGTGCGGCTCGCGGGTGTCGATCCGCGGCCGTACAAGGTCATCGTGTTCGCGCTGATGGGCGCGCTGTCGGGACTGGCCGCGCTGTTCCAGATTTCCCGTCTCGAAGCCGCGGATCCGAACGCGGGCGCGGGCGTGGAGCTTCAGGTGATCGCGGCCGTGGTGATCGGCGGAACGAGTCTGATGGGCGGGCGCGGCTCGGTCATCAGCACGTTTTTCGGCGTTCTCATCATCTCGGTGCTGGCGGCGGGGCTCGCGCAGATCGGCGCGAACGAGCCGACCAAGCGCATCATCACGGGCGCGGTGATCGTGGTCGCGGTGGTGCTGGATACCTACCGCAGCCGACGCAGGCGCGGTTGA
- a CDS encoding LacI family DNA-binding transcriptional regulator has translation MATIKDVAAIAGVSFTTVSHVVNNSRPVSADVRAKVERAIRELDYVPSAVARSLKAKSTATIGLLVPNATNPYFAELARGVEDGCAKNGYCVFFCNSDDDPAKQRNYLRVLQEKRIDGLVIASAGEDAVLAQCLAGAREPLVIVDRNIEGVSADLVQIDHEKGAYIATKHLLQTGHSEIGCITGPVATAVSAMRLHGFIRAMAERGVEIEPNAIVQSDFSATGGYAAASQLFDAMKPTAIFACNDMMGIGALRAAAERKIRVPDDCSIIGFDDVELSRYTYPALSTVGHSVRALGEMAAQTLIERIVGKLGGTTRRRVVPPRLVLRESTAVVPESHGAESGAVADAKAE, from the coding sequence ATGGCGACGATCAAGGACGTGGCAGCCATTGCTGGGGTGTCGTTTACGACGGTGTCCCACGTAGTGAACAATTCGAGGCCGGTGTCGGCCGATGTGCGGGCGAAGGTCGAGCGCGCGATCCGCGAGCTGGACTACGTGCCGTCGGCCGTGGCGCGCTCGCTCAAGGCGAAGTCCACGGCGACCATCGGGCTGCTCGTGCCGAACGCGACGAATCCGTACTTCGCCGAACTGGCGCGCGGCGTCGAGGACGGCTGCGCGAAAAACGGCTACTGCGTCTTCTTCTGCAACTCGGACGACGATCCGGCCAAGCAGCGCAACTATTTGCGCGTCTTGCAGGAAAAGCGCATCGACGGCCTCGTGATCGCATCGGCGGGCGAGGACGCGGTGCTCGCGCAGTGTCTCGCGGGCGCGCGTGAGCCGCTCGTCATCGTGGACCGCAACATCGAGGGCGTCTCGGCGGACCTCGTGCAGATCGACCACGAGAAAGGCGCGTATATCGCGACGAAGCATTTGCTGCAAACGGGGCATTCGGAAATCGGCTGCATTACCGGGCCGGTCGCGACGGCGGTGAGCGCCATGCGCCTGCACGGCTTTATCCGCGCGATGGCCGAGCGCGGCGTCGAGATCGAGCCGAACGCGATTGTCCAGAGCGACTTTTCCGCGACGGGCGGTTATGCTGCGGCCTCGCAACTCTTCGACGCGATGAAGCCGACCGCGATCTTCGCGTGTAACGACATGATGGGCATCGGCGCGCTGCGGGCGGCGGCCGAGCGCAAGATTCGCGTGCCGGACGATTGCTCGATCATCGGCTTCGACGATGTCGAGTTGTCGCGCTACACGTATCCTGCGCTCTCGACGGTCGGCCATTCGGTGCGCGCGCTCGGCGAGATGGCCGCGCAGACGCTCATCGAGCGCATCGTCGGCAAGCTCGGCGGCACGACGCGCCGCCGCGTCGTCCCGCCGCGTCTCGTGCTGCGCGAATCCACGGCGGTCGTGCCCGAGTCGCATGGCGCGGAGAGCGGCGCCGTGGCAGACGCCAAGGCGGAATAA
- a CDS encoding methyl-accepting chemotaxis protein yields the protein MKKALTIKARIGMSMAFLGALLIGIGALGLAGMGRTNEAFLDTYSVQMPGAIAVGNSEMYAARERLVFDRAALLAGTSEVSATIERSRMMRERADAFWKNYMSLPQTPDERRLADASQDKRLALQRAVDKGLAAVTADDRAGMIEAAKAMQAAYNELANANDALRAFLTDASKKSYEDAQSRYTWFRALSLSAIALGLAAAAFAWVALRRAIARPLEAALTHFEAIAAGDLRRDVVVTSRDEMGLLLEGLAKMRASLLTTVRTVRSGSESIASATQQIAAGNTDLSSRTEEQASALQETASSMEELTSTVRQNADNARQASTLAANASEIAGKGSAVVTQVVDTMGEISRSSAKIADIITIIEGIAFQTNILALNAAVEAARAGEEGRGFAVVAGEVRNLAQRSSTAAKEIKELIDTSVARVQSGTTLVDEAGRTMKEIIGAVQRVTDIMGEIAAASAEQTTGIEQVSRAVTQMDEVTQQNAALVEEAAAAAQSLEDQAARLRQAVAVFQVTEGAGLAAASLQVPATVSTKPKRVAPPAAAAKPAASVKPAANAKPAALSTAGGDWETF from the coding sequence ATGAAAAAGGCTTTGACGATCAAGGCACGCATCGGCATGTCGATGGCGTTTCTCGGCGCGCTGCTCATCGGCATCGGCGCACTGGGACTCGCGGGCATGGGCCGCACGAACGAGGCTTTCCTCGACACGTACTCGGTGCAGATGCCGGGCGCCATCGCGGTCGGCAACAGCGAAATGTATGCGGCGCGCGAACGGCTCGTGTTCGACCGCGCGGCGCTGCTCGCCGGCACGTCCGAGGTGAGCGCGACCATCGAGCGTTCGCGCATGATGCGCGAGCGCGCCGACGCCTTCTGGAAGAACTACATGTCGCTGCCGCAGACGCCCGACGAGCGGCGTCTGGCGGATGCGTCGCAGGACAAGCGGCTCGCGCTTCAACGCGCCGTCGACAAGGGACTCGCGGCCGTCACGGCGGACGACCGCGCGGGCATGATCGAGGCGGCCAAGGCGATGCAGGCCGCCTACAACGAACTCGCCAACGCGAACGACGCGCTGCGCGCGTTTCTCACCGACGCCTCGAAGAAGAGCTACGAAGACGCGCAGAGCCGCTATACGTGGTTCCGCGCGCTGAGTCTCTCGGCCATCGCGCTCGGCCTCGCGGCGGCGGCGTTCGCGTGGGTCGCGTTGCGGCGCGCCATCGCGCGGCCGCTCGAAGCCGCGCTCACGCATTTCGAAGCCATCGCCGCCGGCGATCTGCGCCGCGACGTGGTCGTGACCTCGCGCGACGAAATGGGCCTTCTGCTCGAAGGGCTCGCGAAGATGCGCGCGAGCCTGCTGACGACGGTTCGCACGGTCCGCTCGGGCAGCGAATCGATCGCGTCGGCCACGCAGCAGATCGCGGCAGGCAATACCGATCTCTCGTCGCGCACCGAGGAACAGGCGTCCGCGTTGCAGGAAACGGCGTCGAGCATGGAGGAACTGACGAGCACGGTGCGCCAGAACGCGGATAACGCGCGTCAGGCCAGCACGCTCGCCGCCAACGCGTCGGAGATCGCGGGCAAGGGCAGCGCCGTCGTCACGCAAGTGGTCGATACGATGGGCGAGATCAGCCGCAGCTCGGCCAAGATAGCGGACATCATCACGATCATCGAGGGCATTGCGTTCCAGACCAACATCCTCGCGCTCAACGCGGCCGTCGAAGCGGCGCGCGCGGGCGAAGAAGGGCGCGGCTTCGCGGTCGTGGCAGGCGAAGTGCGCAATCTCGCGCAGCGTTCGTCGACGGCGGCCAAGGAAATCAAGGAGTTGATCGACACGTCGGTCGCGCGCGTGCAGTCGGGCACCACGCTCGTCGACGAAGCGGGCCGCACGATGAAAGAGATCATCGGCGCGGTGCAACGCGTGACCGACATCATGGGCGAGATCGCGGCGGCATCGGCGGAGCAGACGACCGGCATCGAACAGGTGTCGCGCGCCGTCACGCAGATGGACGAAGTCACGCAGCAGAACGCGGCGCTCGTGGAAGAAGCGGCGGCGGCCGCGCAGTCGCTCGAAGATCAGGCCGCGCGCCTGCGTCAGGCGGTCGCAGTGTTTCAAGTGACTGAAGGCGCGGGGCTTGCTGCTGCTTCCTTGCAAGTGCCGGCGACCGTATCCACGAAGCCGAAGCGCGTCGCGCCGCCCGCGGCGGCTGCTAAGCCCGCGGCGAGCGTGAAGCCCGCGGCGAACGCGAAACCCGCTGCACTGTCGACGGCGGGCGGCGACTGGGAGACGTTCTGA
- the rbsK gene encoding ribokinase, which yields MSDNATSEAGARGRVVVVGSLNMDLVARAPRLPKPGETLAGSAFAQAPGGKGANQAVAAARLGAQVAMIGCVGGDANGATLRAGLEAEGIDCAALATSAHAPTGVALIIVDDASQNAIVIVAGSNAQVTPAVIDEQEALLARADVIVCQLETPPETVRAALAAGRRLGRTTILNPAPAASALPADWFALIDYLIPNELEAATLSGIAIATPDDARRAARMLKEKGARNVIITLGAQGVFALLGDDSDGQHLPSPKVEAVDTTAAGDTFIGGFAAELARGSAVADAIAFGQRAAALAVTREGAQPSIPRRSEIAA from the coding sequence ATGAGCGACAACGCAACGAGTGAAGCAGGCGCGCGCGGGCGCGTGGTGGTGGTCGGCAGTCTCAACATGGACCTCGTCGCGCGCGCGCCGCGCCTGCCGAAGCCCGGCGAAACGCTCGCCGGCTCCGCTTTCGCGCAGGCGCCGGGCGGCAAGGGCGCGAATCAGGCGGTGGCGGCCGCGCGTCTCGGCGCGCAGGTCGCGATGATCGGCTGCGTCGGCGGCGACGCGAACGGCGCGACGCTGCGCGCGGGCCTCGAAGCGGAAGGGATCGACTGCGCGGCGCTTGCGACGAGCGCCCACGCGCCGACGGGCGTCGCGCTCATCATCGTGGACGACGCGAGCCAGAATGCGATCGTCATCGTCGCGGGCAGCAACGCGCAGGTCACGCCCGCGGTCATCGACGAACAGGAAGCACTGCTCGCACGCGCCGATGTCATCGTCTGCCAGCTCGAAACGCCGCCGGAGACCGTGCGCGCGGCGCTGGCCGCGGGCCGCCGGCTCGGCCGCACGACGATTCTCAATCCCGCGCCCGCGGCGAGCGCGCTGCCCGCCGACTGGTTCGCGCTCATCGACTATCTGATTCCGAACGAACTGGAAGCCGCGACGCTTTCGGGTATCGCCATCGCGACGCCCGACGATGCGCGCCGCGCCGCCCGCATGCTCAAGGAGAAGGGCGCGCGCAACGTGATCATCACGCTCGGCGCGCAGGGCGTGTTCGCGCTGCTCGGCGACGACAGCGACGGCCAGCATCTGCCGTCGCCGAAGGTCGAGGCCGTCGACACGACCGCCGCGGGCGATACGTTCATCGGCGGATTCGCGGCGGAACTGGCGCGCGGCAGCGCCGTCGCAGACGCGATCGCCTTCGGTCAGCGCGCCGCCGCGCTCGCCGTCACGCGCGAGGGCGCCCAGCCGTCCATTCCGCGCCGCAGCGAAATCGCAGCATAA
- a CDS encoding PrkA family serine protein kinase, whose translation MDIYSSFATRFEKTREEEFSLEEYLALCKEDPATYATAGERMLTAIGEPEMVDTRLDPRLSRVFANKVIKVYPAFREFYGMEEVIENVVSYFRHAAQGLEEKKQILYLLGPVGGGKSSIAERLKQLMERVPFYSLKGSPVNESPLGLFDYDEDGPVLEEQYGIPRRYLKSILSPWAVKRLHEYNGDIRKFRVVRRYPSILRQIGIAKTEPGDENNQDISSLVGKVDIRKLETYSQDDADAYSYSGGLCLANQGLLEFVEMFKAPIKVLHPLLTATQEGNFKGTEGFGAIPFDGVILAHSNESEWKAFRNNKNNEALLDRIFVVKVPYCLRYSEEVKIYEKLLRNSSLAEAVCAPGTLKMMAQMAVLTRLHEPENSSLFSKMQVYDGENLKDTDPKAKSYQEYRDFAGVDEGMTGVSTRFAFKILSRVFNFDSTEVAANPVHLMYVLEQQIEREQFPPETEQKYLSFIKDVLASRYAEFIGKEIQTAYLESYSEYGQNIFDRYVTYADFWIQDQEFRDHDTGESFDRAALNAELEKIEKPAGISNPKDFRNEIVNFVLRARANNGGKNPAWISYEKLRVVIEKKMFSNTEELLPVISFNAKGSAEEQRKHEDFVNRMVAKGYTPKQVRLLCDWYLRVRKSS comes from the coding sequence ATGGATATCTACAGCAGTTTCGCGACCCGCTTCGAAAAAACGCGCGAGGAGGAATTCTCGCTCGAAGAGTATCTCGCGCTCTGCAAGGAAGATCCTGCCACATATGCAACAGCGGGCGAACGCATGCTGACGGCCATCGGGGAACCGGAAATGGTCGACACTCGCCTCGATCCGCGTTTATCGCGTGTGTTTGCAAACAAGGTCATCAAGGTGTATCCGGCGTTCCGCGAGTTCTACGGAATGGAGGAAGTGATCGAGAACGTCGTGTCGTATTTCAGGCACGCCGCGCAGGGTCTTGAAGAGAAAAAGCAGATCCTGTATCTGCTCGGTCCGGTGGGCGGCGGCAAGTCGTCCATTGCAGAACGGCTCAAGCAACTCATGGAGCGCGTACCGTTCTATTCGCTCAAGGGCTCGCCCGTGAACGAATCGCCGCTCGGTCTTTTCGATTACGACGAAGACGGTCCCGTGCTCGAGGAACAGTACGGCATTCCGCGCCGTTACCTGAAGAGCATTCTTTCGCCGTGGGCGGTAAAGCGCCTGCACGAATACAACGGCGATATCCGCAAGTTCCGCGTGGTGCGCCGCTATCCGTCGATCCTTCGGCAAATCGGCATCGCGAAGACGGAACCGGGCGACGAGAACAATCAGGACATCTCCTCGCTCGTCGGCAAGGTGGACATCCGCAAGCTCGAAACGTACTCGCAGGACGACGCCGATGCTTACAGCTATTCCGGCGGCCTGTGCCTTGCAAATCAGGGCTTGCTCGAATTCGTCGAAATGTTCAAGGCGCCGATCAAGGTGCTGCATCCGCTTTTGACCGCCACGCAGGAAGGCAACTTCAAAGGCACGGAAGGCTTCGGCGCCATTCCATTCGACGGCGTGATTCTCGCGCACTCGAACGAATCGGAATGGAAGGCTTTCCGCAACAACAAGAACAACGAGGCGCTGCTCGATCGTATCTTCGTGGTGAAGGTGCCGTACTGCCTGCGCTATAGCGAAGAGGTGAAGATCTACGAGAAGCTCTTGCGCAATTCTTCGCTTGCGGAAGCGGTGTGCGCGCCGGGCACGCTCAAGATGATGGCGCAGATGGCCGTGCTCACGCGTCTGCACGAGCCGGAGAATTCGAGCCTCTTCTCGAAGATGCAGGTCTACGACGGCGAGAACCTGAAGGACACCGATCCCAAAGCGAAGTCGTATCAGGAGTATCGCGATTTCGCGGGCGTCGACGAAGGCATGACGGGCGTGTCCACGCGTTTCGCGTTCAAGATTCTGTCGCGCGTGTTCAACTTCGATTCCACCGAGGTCGCAGCCAACCCGGTGCATCTCATGTACGTGCTCGAACAGCAGATCGAGCGCGAGCAGTTCCCGCCGGAGACGGAGCAGAAGTACCTGTCGTTCATCAAGGACGTACTGGCTTCGCGCTACGCCGAGTTCATCGGGAAGGAGATTCAGACGGCTTATCTGGAATCGTATTCGGAGTATGGACAAAACATCTTCGATCGCTATGTGACGTATGCGGACTTCTGGATTCAGGATCAGGAGTTCCGCGATCATGACACCGGCGAGAGCTTCGACCGCGCCGCGCTCAACGCGGAGCTGGAGAAGATCGAGAAGCCCGCGGGCATCAGCAACCCGAAGGATTTCCGCAACGAGATCGTGAATTTCGTGCTGCGTGCGCGTGCGAACAACGGCGGCAAGAATCCCGCGTGGATCAGCTACGAGAAGCTGCGCGTCGTGATCGAGAAGAAGATGTTCTCGAATACGGAGGAACTGTTGCCGGTCATCTCCTTCAACGCGAAGGGATCGGCCGAAGAGCAACGCAAGCACGAAGACTTCGTGAATCGCATGGTCGCGAAGGGTTATACGCCGAAGCAGGTGCGCTTGTTGTGCGACTGGTATCTGCGCGTGCGCAAGTCGTCTTAA
- a CDS encoding PsiF family protein has protein sequence MTIRATALIAVLSLTLGAHTAFAANSQQSKMSDCNKQAGDKKGDDRKAFMKSCLSATPAAASAASAPMTQQQRMTACNSQASGKKGDDRKAFMKSCLSTKG, from the coding sequence ATGACCATCCGAGCTACTGCCCTTATCGCTGTTTTGAGTCTTACGCTGGGCGCGCATACGGCTTTCGCGGCCAATAGCCAGCAGTCGAAGATGAGCGACTGCAACAAGCAGGCAGGCGACAAAAAGGGCGACGACCGCAAGGCGTTCATGAAGAGTTGCCTGTCCGCGACGCCCGCCGCGGCCTCCGCCGCCTCCGCGCCGATGACCCAGCAGCAGCGCATGACTGCGTGCAACAGCCAGGCATCCGGCAAGAAAGGCGACGACCGCAAGGCGTTCATGAAGAGTTGTCTCAGCACCAAGGGCTGA
- a CDS encoding sugar ABC transporter ATP-binding protein, producing MMKDAHDASVLTVTGIGKTYVEPVLADVSLGLSPGEVLALTGENGAGKSTLSKIIGGLTNPSTGTMTLAGQPYAPQSRTEAESLGVRMVMQELNLLPTLSVAENLFLNRLPQKGRLKIGWIDRKRLAEDARHAMAQVGLDAIDPDTLVGDLGIGHQQMVEIARNLIGDCRVLILDEPTAMLTAREVDLLFEQIARLKARGVALVYISHRLEELRRIAERAAVLRDGRLVHVGPMSALKSDQLVTLMVGRELGERIDLGERKLGGVALKVDGMTRAPAVRDVSFEVRAGEIFGISGLIGAGRTELMRLIYGADRADAGTVSVSRGGESLRPVNIQSPSDAVKNGIALITEDRKGEGLLLGLPIAANVSLGNVGAVARHGVIDTRREAALAERQIDAMRIRTSGPAQAVSELSGGNQQKVVIGRWLARDCAVLLFDEPTRGIDVGAKFDIYGLMGALAREGRALVVVSSDLRELMLICDRIGVMSAGRMTGVFERANWTQDALLAAAFAGYAKREAILHEPLAPDAKPPEQDNLLEH from the coding sequence ATGATGAAAGACGCGCACGACGCGAGCGTGCTGACCGTCACGGGAATCGGCAAGACCTATGTCGAGCCGGTGCTGGCCGACGTATCGCTCGGACTCTCGCCGGGCGAGGTGCTCGCGTTGACCGGCGAAAACGGCGCGGGCAAGAGCACGCTGTCGAAGATCATCGGCGGGCTCACGAATCCGAGCACGGGCACCATGACGCTCGCGGGCCAGCCGTACGCGCCGCAAAGCCGCACCGAAGCGGAATCGCTCGGCGTGCGCATGGTCATGCAGGAGCTGAACCTGCTGCCGACGCTTTCGGTCGCGGAGAACCTGTTCCTTAACCGCCTGCCGCAGAAAGGGCGCCTGAAAATCGGCTGGATCGACCGCAAGCGGCTCGCCGAGGACGCGCGGCACGCGATGGCGCAAGTCGGCCTCGATGCGATCGACCCGGACACGCTCGTCGGCGATCTCGGCATCGGGCATCAGCAGATGGTCGAAATCGCGCGCAATCTGATCGGCGATTGCCGCGTGCTGATTCTCGACGAACCCACCGCGATGCTCACCGCGCGCGAAGTCGATCTCCTCTTTGAGCAGATCGCGCGGCTCAAGGCGCGCGGCGTGGCGCTCGTCTACATCTCGCATCGGCTGGAAGAACTGAGGCGCATCGCGGAGCGCGCGGCGGTGCTGCGCGACGGCCGGCTCGTGCACGTCGGGCCGATGAGCGCGCTGAAGAGCGACCAGCTCGTCACGCTGATGGTGGGCCGCGAACTGGGCGAACGCATCGATCTCGGCGAGCGCAAGCTGGGCGGCGTCGCGCTGAAAGTAGACGGCATGACGCGCGCCCCGGCCGTGCGCGACGTGTCCTTCGAAGTGCGCGCGGGCGAGATTTTCGGCATCAGCGGGCTGATCGGCGCGGGGCGCACGGAACTCATGCGCCTGATCTACGGCGCGGATCGCGCGGACGCCGGCACGGTGTCCGTCTCGCGCGGCGGCGAATCACTGCGCCCGGTGAACATCCAGTCGCCGTCGGACGCGGTGAAAAACGGCATCGCGCTCATCACGGAGGACCGCAAGGGCGAGGGCCTGCTGCTCGGCCTGCCCATCGCCGCGAACGTTTCACTCGGCAACGTCGGCGCGGTGGCGCGTCACGGCGTGATCGACACGCGCCGCGAAGCCGCGCTCGCCGAGCGCCAGATCGACGCCATGCGCATCCGCACGTCGGGGCCGGCGCAGGCGGTGTCGGAGTTATCGGGAGGCAATCAGCAGAAAGTGGTGATCGGCCGCTGGCTCGCCCGCGACTGCGCCGTGCTGCTTTTCGACGAACCGACGCGCGGCATCGACGTCGGCGCGAAGTTCGATATTTACGGGCTCATGGGCGCGCTCGCCCGCGAAGGCCGCGCGCTGGTGGTGGTGTCGAGCGATCTGCGCGAACTGATGCTGATTTGCGACCGGATCGGCGTGATGTCGGCCGGGCGCATGACCGGCGTGTTCGAGCGCGCGAACTGGACGCAGGATGCGTTGCTCGCGGCGGCTTTCGCGGGCTACGCGAAGCGCGAGGCGATTCTCCACGAGCCGCTCGCGCCCGACGCGAAGCCGCCCGAACAAGACAATTTGCTGGAGCATTGA
- a CDS encoding 2-keto-4-pentenoate hydratase has translation MTGSTLAAKLVAARRQHRLIDTLEPRDLPADAPTAYAMQHEVLRDSHARIGAWKIGARAPDALAAGAPIDAECVYVSPARLPFEGFFRVLVELEIAFRFAYALPPKNEPYTRAEVLAAIGGIAVALEVVDSRFAQWPNLDPLAQLADAQNNGALITSGMEPYEVVAPGFDFLAPRLELTLDGVGIAPATLGNPAGDPRELLPWLVNHCSRMGLTVEPFWTITTGSYTGAYRVEGPAMVHGSIDRIGELELVLT, from the coding sequence ATGACCGGATCGACACTTGCCGCCAAGCTCGTCGCGGCCCGGCGTCAGCATCGACTGATCGACACGCTGGAGCCGCGCGATCTCCCCGCCGACGCGCCCACTGCCTACGCCATGCAGCACGAAGTCCTGCGCGACAGCCACGCGCGCATCGGCGCATGGAAGATCGGCGCGCGCGCGCCCGATGCGCTGGCGGCGGGCGCCCCCATCGATGCGGAATGTGTCTATGTTTCGCCCGCGCGCCTTCCTTTCGAAGGCTTCTTTCGCGTGCTCGTGGAACTCGAGATTGCCTTTCGCTTCGCGTATGCGTTGCCCCCTAAGAACGAGCCTTACACGCGCGCCGAAGTGCTCGCCGCGATCGGCGGCATTGCAGTGGCGCTCGAAGTGGTCGATAGCCGTTTCGCGCAGTGGCCCAATCTCGATCCGCTCGCGCAGCTTGCCGATGCGCAGAACAACGGCGCGCTCATCACGAGCGGCATGGAACCTTACGAGGTCGTCGCGCCGGGCTTCGATTTTCTTGCGCCACGGCTCGAACTCACGCTCGATGGCGTGGGGATTGCTCCGGCTACCCTCGGCAATCCGGCGGGCGATCCTCGCGAATTGCTGCCCTGGCTCGTCAACCATTGTTCGCGCATGGGTTTGACGGTCGAGCCTTTCTGGACTATCACGACGGGCTCATACACAGGCGCTTATCGCGTGGAAGGACCGGCCATGGTGCACGGCTCGATTGATCGCATCGGGGAACTGGAACTCGTGCTGACGTGA